From Cronobacter turicensis z3032, the proteins below share one genomic window:
- the dppA gene encoding Periplasmic dipeptide transport protein codes for MTQHLSHWSRRMSISLKKSGMLKFGLSLVAMTCAASVQAKTLVYCSEGSPEGFNPQLFTSGTTYDASSVPIYNRLVEFKIGTTEIIPGLAEKWDVSDDGKTYTFHLRKGVKWQDNKEFKPTREFNADDVVFSFDRQKNAQNPYHKVSGGSYEYFEGMGLPTLISEVKKVDDHTVQFVLTRPEAPFLADMAMDFASILSKEYADNMLKAGTPEKVDLNPIGTGPFQLQQYQKDSRILYKAFPGFWGTKPKIDRLVFSITPDASVRYAKLQKNECQVMPYPNPADIARMKQDKSINLMEQAGLNVGYLSFNTEKKPFDDVKVRQALTYAVNKEAIIKAVYQGAGVAAKNLIPPTMWGYNDDVKDYTYDVEKAKALLKEAGQDKGFTVELWAMPVQRPYNPNARRMAEMIQADWEKIGVQAKIVTYEWGEYLKRAKAGEHQAVMMGWTGDNGDPDNFFATLFSCDAAKDGSNYSRWCYKPFEDLIQPARATDDHNKRIELYKQAQVVMHDQAPALIVAHSTVYEPVRKEVKGYVVDPLGKHHFENVSVE; via the coding sequence ATAACACAACACCTATCACATTGGAGCAGAAGAATGAGTATTTCCTTGAAGAAGTCAGGGATGCTGAAGTTTGGTCTGAGCCTGGTGGCTATGACCTGCGCCGCAAGCGTACAGGCCAAAACCCTGGTTTACTGTTCAGAAGGCTCGCCTGAAGGCTTTAACCCGCAGCTCTTCACCTCTGGCACCACTTATGACGCAAGCTCTGTGCCTATCTACAACCGCCTGGTTGAATTTAAAATCGGCACCACGGAAATCATTCCAGGCCTCGCGGAGAAGTGGGACGTCAGCGACGATGGCAAAACCTATACTTTCCATCTGCGTAAAGGCGTGAAATGGCAGGACAATAAAGAATTTAAACCGACGCGCGAATTTAACGCCGATGACGTTGTGTTCTCGTTTGATCGTCAGAAAAATGCGCAAAACCCGTACCATAAAGTCTCTGGCGGCAGCTACGAATACTTTGAAGGCATGGGCCTGCCGACGCTGATTAGCGAAGTGAAAAAAGTCGACGACCATACCGTGCAGTTCGTACTGACGCGCCCGGAAGCGCCGTTCCTCGCGGATATGGCGATGGACTTCGCCTCGATTCTTTCCAAAGAATACGCCGACAACATGCTGAAAGCGGGCACGCCGGAGAAAGTCGACCTGAACCCGATCGGCACCGGGCCGTTCCAGCTTCAGCAATACCAGAAAGATTCCCGCATTCTGTATAAAGCGTTCCCGGGCTTCTGGGGCACTAAACCGAAGATTGACCGTCTGGTCTTCTCCATTACGCCGGATGCGTCCGTTCGTTATGCCAAACTGCAGAAAAACGAGTGCCAGGTGATGCCGTACCCGAACCCGGCGGACATCGCGCGTATGAAGCAGGACAAGAGCATCAACCTGATGGAGCAGGCGGGCCTGAACGTGGGCTACCTCTCTTTCAACACCGAGAAGAAGCCGTTTGACGACGTGAAAGTGCGCCAGGCGCTGACCTACGCGGTGAATAAAGAGGCCATTATCAAAGCGGTTTACCAGGGCGCCGGCGTTGCCGCGAAAAACCTGATCCCGCCGACCATGTGGGGCTATAACGACGACGTGAAGGATTACACCTACGACGTCGAGAAAGCCAAAGCGCTGCTGAAAGAAGCGGGTCAGGATAAAGGCTTCACCGTTGAGCTGTGGGCGATGCCGGTACAGCGTCCGTATAACCCGAACGCGCGCCGCATGGCCGAGATGATCCAGGCTGACTGGGAGAAAATCGGCGTTCAGGCGAAAATCGTGACCTACGAGTGGGGCGAGTACCTGAAACGCGCCAAAGCGGGCGAACACCAGGCGGTAATGATGGGCTGGACCGGCGACAACGGGGATCCGGATAACTTCTTCGCTACCCTGTTTAGCTGCGACGCCGCGAAAGATGGCTCCAACTACTCCCGCTGGTGCTACAAGCCGTTTGAGGATCTGATCCAACCGGCGCGTGCGACCGATGACCACAACAAACGTATCGAGCTTTACAAACAGGCTCAGGTCGTGATGCACGATCAGGCGCCAGCGCTTATCGTCGCGCACTCCACCGTCTATGAGCCGGTGCGTAAAGAAGTCAAAGGCTACGTGGTCGATCCGCTGGGCAAACACCACTTCGAAAACGTCTCCGTTGAATAA
- the yhjW gene encoding UPF0141 inner membrane protein yhjW — protein MKYILSMTQQKLSVLLAVYIGLFFNCAVLYRRFDGYAQNLSWVNAVSMVVELVATVLVTFFLFRVLSLLGRRVWRVLASLVVVFSAAASYYMTFMNVVIGYGIIASVMTTDIDLSKEVVGWEFISWMVLVCIVPLTLIWGNRCRDTLLRQLRTRDQRLKSAAVVIVAGLLVWAPIRLLDLQQKNEERTSGVDMPSYGGVVANSYLPSNWLSALGLYAWAQVDESSDNKSLLNPAKKFTWQAPQGIDDTYVVFIIGETTRWDHMGLLGYDRNTTPKLAQEKNLAAFRGESCDTATKLSLRCMFVREGGADDNPQRTLKEQNVFAVLKQLGFSSDLYAMQSEMWFYSNTMADNIAYREQIGAEPRNRGKQVDDMLLVEEMKNSLAGHDKGKHLIILHTKGSHYNYVQRYPRSYARWQPECMGVDSDCSRQELINAYDNSVLYVDSFISDVIDQVRNKKAIVFYAADHGESINEKEHLHGTPRNIAPPEQFRVPMMVWMSDSYLADPQHAQAFAQLKLQAQQKRPHRHVELFDTIMGCLGYQSPDGGINQNNNWCHVPSAAK, from the coding sequence ATGAAATACATCCTCTCGATGACGCAGCAGAAACTGAGCGTTCTGCTGGCGGTCTACATCGGCCTCTTTTTTAACTGCGCGGTTTTATATCGTCGCTTTGACGGATACGCGCAGAACCTCTCCTGGGTCAACGCTGTATCGATGGTTGTCGAACTGGTGGCCACGGTTCTCGTCACATTCTTCCTGTTTCGCGTACTGTCGCTGTTAGGACGACGCGTCTGGCGCGTGCTGGCATCGCTGGTGGTGGTGTTCTCCGCCGCGGCCAGTTATTACATGACGTTTATGAACGTGGTGATCGGCTACGGAATTATCGCGTCGGTGATGACCACCGATATCGATCTCTCCAAAGAAGTGGTGGGCTGGGAGTTCATCTCATGGATGGTGCTGGTGTGCATCGTGCCGCTGACGCTTATCTGGGGCAACCGCTGCCGCGATACGCTGCTGCGCCAGCTTCGCACCCGCGATCAGCGCCTGAAAAGCGCGGCGGTGGTGATTGTGGCGGGGCTGCTGGTCTGGGCGCCGATCCGACTGCTGGATTTGCAGCAGAAGAATGAAGAGCGCACCTCCGGCGTCGATATGCCAAGCTACGGCGGCGTGGTGGCGAACTCTTATCTGCCGTCTAACTGGCTCTCCGCGCTGGGGCTGTACGCCTGGGCGCAGGTGGATGAGTCGAGCGATAATAAATCGCTGCTGAACCCGGCCAAGAAGTTTACCTGGCAGGCGCCGCAGGGCATTGATGACACTTACGTGGTGTTTATCATCGGCGAAACCACGCGCTGGGACCATATGGGCCTGCTCGGCTACGACCGCAACACCACCCCGAAACTCGCGCAGGAGAAAAACCTGGCCGCGTTCCGCGGCGAGTCGTGCGATACGGCGACCAAACTCTCGCTGCGCTGCATGTTTGTGCGCGAAGGCGGTGCCGACGATAACCCGCAGCGTACTCTGAAAGAGCAGAACGTCTTCGCGGTGCTTAAACAGCTGGGCTTTAGCTCAGACCTGTACGCGATGCAGAGCGAAATGTGGTTCTACAGCAACACGATGGCGGACAATATTGCCTACCGCGAGCAGATTGGCGCCGAGCCGCGCAACCGCGGCAAGCAGGTGGATGACATGTTGCTGGTGGAGGAGATGAAAAACTCGCTGGCGGGGCACGATAAGGGCAAGCATCTCATCATTCTGCATACCAAAGGCTCGCACTATAACTATGTGCAGCGTTATCCGAGAAGCTATGCGCGCTGGCAGCCGGAGTGCATGGGCGTCGATTCAGACTGTAGCCGTCAGGAACTGATTAACGCGTACGATAACTCGGTACTGTACGTCGACAGCTTTATCTCCGATGTGATTGACCAGGTGCGCAATAAGAAAGCGATTGTGTTCTATGCGGCGGATCATGGCGAATCGATCAACGAGAAAGAGCATCTGCACGGCACGCCGCGCAATATCGCGCCGCCGGAGCAGTTCCGCGTGCCGATGATGGTCTGGATGTCCGACAGTTATCTGGCGGATCCGCAGCACGCGCAGGCGTTCGCGCAGCTTAAACTGCAGGCGCAGCAAAAGCGCCCGCATCGTCACGTTGAGCTGTTCGATACCATTATGGGCTGCCTCGGTTATCAGTCGCCGGACGGCGGTATTAACCAGAATAACAACTGGTGTCATGTTCCTTCTGCCGCAAAATAG
- the yhjX gene encoding Inner membrane protein yhjX, which produces MSGTTTMNTSIQQRTRWLTLVGTIVTQFALGSVYTWSLFNGALSQKLDEPVSQVAFSFGLLSLGLALSSSVAGKLQERFGVKRVTIASGVLLGLGLVLTSHASNLMMLWLSAGLLVGLADGAGYLLTLSNCVKWFPERKGLISAFSIGAYGLGSLGFKFIDSHLLASVGLERTFIIWGGMVMVMIIGGALLMKDAPNQPARTGNSASEGDYSLAESMRKPQYWMLALMFLTACMSGLYVIGVAKDIAQGMVRLDAATAANAVTVISIANLAGRLVLGILSDKMPRIRVITFGQVVSLVGMAALLFAPLNEMTFFAAIACVAFNFGGTITVYPSLVSDFFGLNNLAKNYGVIYLGFGIGSICGSIIASLFGGFYVTFCVIFALLIVSLAISTTIRQPRRESWEHASA; this is translated from the coding sequence ATCAGTGGGACAACAACCATGAATACCTCCATTCAACAGCGTACCCGGTGGCTCACCCTCGTGGGCACCATTGTTACCCAGTTCGCGCTGGGCTCGGTGTATACCTGGAGCCTGTTTAACGGCGCCCTGTCGCAGAAACTCGACGAGCCGGTAAGCCAGGTGGCGTTTTCCTTCGGGCTGCTGAGTCTGGGACTGGCGCTGTCATCATCGGTCGCCGGGAAATTGCAGGAGCGTTTCGGCGTTAAACGCGTGACGATCGCCTCTGGCGTGCTGCTGGGGTTAGGGCTGGTGTTAACGTCCCACGCCAGCAACCTGATGATGCTCTGGCTGAGCGCTGGCCTGCTGGTGGGGCTTGCGGACGGCGCCGGTTATCTGCTGACGCTCTCTAACTGCGTGAAGTGGTTCCCGGAGCGCAAAGGGCTTATCTCCGCGTTTTCAATCGGCGCGTATGGTCTTGGCAGCCTCGGTTTTAAATTTATCGACAGTCATCTGCTGGCGTCCGTCGGGCTTGAGCGCACATTCATTATCTGGGGCGGCATGGTGATGGTGATGATCATCGGCGGCGCGCTGCTGATGAAAGACGCGCCGAATCAGCCTGCGCGTACCGGCAATAGCGCCAGCGAAGGCGATTACAGCCTCGCCGAATCGATGCGTAAACCGCAATACTGGATGCTGGCGCTGATGTTCCTGACCGCCTGCATGAGTGGTTTGTATGTGATTGGCGTGGCGAAAGATATCGCCCAGGGCATGGTGCGCCTCGACGCCGCCACGGCCGCCAACGCCGTCACCGTGATTTCCATCGCGAACCTGGCGGGCCGCCTGGTGCTCGGCATTCTCTCCGATAAAATGCCGCGCATCCGCGTGATTACGTTCGGGCAGGTGGTGTCGCTGGTCGGCATGGCCGCGCTGCTCTTCGCGCCGCTCAATGAAATGACCTTCTTTGCCGCCATCGCCTGCGTGGCGTTTAACTTCGGCGGCACCATTACGGTCTATCCGTCCCTGGTCAGCGATTTCTTCGGCCTCAACAATCTTGCGAAAAACTATGGCGTAATTTATCTGGGCTTTGGGATCGGCAGCATCTGCGGGTCGATTATCGCCTCGCTGTTCGGCGGCTTTTACGTCACCTTCTGCGTTATCTTCGCGCTGCTGATTGTCTCGCTGGCTATCTCCACCACCATTCGCCAGCCGCGCCGCGAGTCCTGGGAACACGCCAGCGCCTGA
- the yhjY gene encoding Uncharacterized protein yhjY: MMITISGRHALRRAAVLLWSLVFTQAAHAWQQEYIAVDPQSNTSERYTWDSDRTPSYDEILAERVAQTQRDEAAKSAMPASLSLSWPVPVVARPVAGWRREASVLPLQENGVSADEAYWHASVGSLGWRIDSRLGAVRPWAQVSYNQQHGDPLWSMQPLLPGSQYGSWMDVSFGADMPINKHLAAWASFSQAEGRLSENDAQMYNLGVSATF, from the coding sequence ATGATGATAACTATCTCTGGACGCCATGCGTTGCGACGCGCGGCGGTGCTGTTGTGGTCTCTGGTTTTTACGCAGGCGGCGCACGCCTGGCAACAGGAATATATCGCTGTTGACCCACAAAGTAACACCTCTGAACGTTATACGTGGGATAGCGATCGCACACCGAGTTATGACGAGATCCTGGCCGAGCGCGTGGCGCAGACGCAGCGCGACGAGGCGGCGAAGTCCGCAATGCCCGCAAGCCTGAGCCTGTCATGGCCGGTGCCCGTGGTCGCGCGCCCGGTGGCGGGCTGGCGGCGTGAAGCAAGCGTCCTCCCTTTGCAGGAGAATGGCGTCAGCGCGGACGAGGCGTACTGGCATGCGAGCGTCGGCTCGCTGGGCTGGCGGATTGATTCGCGCCTCGGCGCTGTCCGTCCGTGGGCGCAGGTGAGCTATAACCAGCAGCACGGCGATCCGCTGTGGAGTATGCAGCCGCTGTTGCCCGGCAGCCAGTACGGCTCGTGGATGGATGTCTCGTTCGGCGCGGATATGCCGATTAACAAGCATCTCGCGGCGTGGGCGTCGTTCTCCCAGGCGGAAGGGCGGCTTAGCGAAAACGACGCGCAAATGTATAACCTCGGCGTCAGCGCGACGTTTTAG
- the tag gene encoding DNA-3-methyladenine glycosylase 1: MNYCLFIRNVKPLRKIAMVFITMRECRMERCGWVTQDPLYLAYHDEEWGEPQKDNHKLFEMICLEGQQAGLSWITVLKKRAHYRRCFHGFDPHTVAQMGPEEIDALVLEPGIIRHRGKIEAIIANARAYLAMQAQGEDFSAFVWSFVDGEPKVNSPQTLAQVPITTPEAQALSKALKKRGFKFVGPTICYSFMQACGLVNDHLTGCGCHPENRP; encoded by the coding sequence ATTAACTATTGTCTCTTTATTCGCAACGTCAAGCCGCTTCGGAAAATCGCTATGGTGTTTATTACAATGAGGGAATGCAGGATGGAACGTTGCGGATGGGTCACCCAGGACCCGCTTTATCTCGCCTACCATGACGAAGAGTGGGGCGAACCTCAGAAAGACAACCACAAGCTGTTTGAAATGATCTGTCTCGAAGGTCAGCAGGCGGGCCTGTCATGGATAACCGTACTCAAAAAACGCGCGCACTACCGCCGCTGTTTCCACGGGTTCGATCCCCATACCGTGGCGCAGATGGGGCCGGAAGAAATCGACGCGCTGGTGCTTGAGCCGGGCATTATTCGCCATCGCGGCAAAATCGAGGCGATTATCGCCAACGCGCGGGCGTATCTCGCTATGCAGGCGCAGGGCGAAGATTTTTCAGCGTTTGTCTGGTCGTTTGTGGACGGCGAGCCGAAAGTGAATTCCCCACAGACGCTCGCGCAGGTGCCGATCACGACGCCCGAGGCGCAGGCACTCTCAAAAGCGCTGAAAAAACGGGGCTTTAAGTTTGTCGGCCCGACGATTTGTTACTCCTTCATGCAGGCCTGCGGGCTGGTGAACGATCATCTCACCGGCTGCGGCTGCCACCCGGAGAATCGCCCGTGA